One genomic segment of Brassica napus cultivar Da-Ae chromosome A3, Da-Ae, whole genome shotgun sequence includes these proteins:
- the LOC106438391 gene encoding sulfite exporter TauE/SafE family protein 3-like codes for MSHIRLNSRGLRSVTVLLLNLALAFAFVSAESILKLDSQTRESVRWESDQTGYHHVWPEFEFNWQVVLGTLVGFFGAAFGSVGGVGGGGIFVPMLSLIIGFDPKSATAMSKCMIMGASVSTVYYNLRLRHPTLDMPIIDYDLALLIQPMLMLGISVGVAFNVMFPDWMVTVLLIILFLGTSTKAFLKGCETWNKETIEKMEAATRLESNGVSATDVEYVPLPAAPSTNNGNNKKQQVSIIENVYWKELGLLVFVWVVFLALQIAKQNMATCSIAYWVINLLQIPVAVGVSGYEAVALYQGRRIIASNGQGDSNFTVGQLVLYCTFGILAGIVGGLLGLGGGFIMGPLFLELGVPPQVSSATATFAMTFSSSMSVIEYYLLKRFPVPYALYLVGVATVAALVGQHVVRKLIAVIGRASLIIFILASMIFISAISLGGVGIVNMIGKFQRHEYMGFENICKYSG; via the exons ATGTCGCATATCAGACTGAACTCTCGGGGTCTGAGATCCGTAACCGTTCTTCTTCTAAATCTAGCTTTAGCTTTCGCATTCGTGTCCGCTGAGAGTATCCTCAAGTTAGATTCTCAAACGCGGGAAAGTGTCCGCTGGGAATCTGACCAAACAGGCTATCATCATGTCTGGCCC GAATTTGAGTTTAACTGGCAAGTTGTGTTGGGAACTCTGGTTGGATTCTTCGGTGCTGCTTTTGGCAGCGTAGGAGGTGTTGGTGGAGGTGGAATCTTTGTTCCAATGCTCAGTTTGATTATTGGGTTTGATCCCAAATCAGCAACAGCCATGTCTAAAT GTATGATCATGGGAGCTTCTGTGTCAACTGTGTATTACAACCTTAGGTTGAGGCATCCTACTCTTGATATGCCAATCATTGACTATGATCTCGCCCTCCTCATCCAGCCCATGCTTATGCTCGGGATCAGCGTTGGGGTTGCTTTCAATGTCATGTTTCCCGATTGGATGGTTACAGTACTACTCATTATCCTCTTTCTAG GCACATCAACAAAGGCTTTCTTAAAAGGTTGTGAGACTTGGAACAAGGAGACTATAGAGAAAATG GAAGCTGCTACGCGTTTAGAGTCAAATG GTGTATCTGCCACAGACGTGGAGTACGTTCCTCTACCCGCAGCTCCGAGCACAAACAATGGAAACAACAAGAAACAACAA GTAAGTATTATAGAAAATGTATACTGGAAGGAACTGGGACTTCTCGTTTTCGTCTGGGTTGTTTTCCTGGCACTTCAGATAGCCAAG CAAAATATGGCTACATGTTCAATAGCATATTGGGTCATAAACTTGTTACAG ATTCCGGTTGCAGTTGGAGTATCAGGGTATGAGGCAGTAGCTTTGTACCAGGGTAGAAGAATCATTGCGTCGAATGGACAAGGAGACTCCAATTTCACCGTTGGTCAGCTTGTTCTCTACTGTACATTTGGCATATTGGCTGGAATCGTCGGTGGTTTACTTGGTTTAGGTGGAGGTTTCATCATGGGCCCATTGTTCTTAGAGCTAGGTGTCCCACCACAG gtctCAAGTGCTACAGCTACTTTTGCTATGACTTTCTCTTCATCCATGTCTGTTATAGAATACTATCTTCTCAAACGATTCCCTGTTCCATATG CTCTGTACCTTGTGGGAGTGGCTACAGTTGCAGCTTTGGTTGGACAACATGTAGTGAGAAAGTTGATTGCAGTCATCGGCAGGGCATctctcatcatcttcatccttGCGTCCATGATCTTTATCAGCGCGATATCACTTG GTGGCGTGGGGATAGTGAACATGATCGGCAAATTCCAACGGCATGAGTACATGGGTTTCGAAAACATCTGCAAGTACAGTGGTTAA